CCAGGCGCACGAAGAAGGCGCCATCCTCGAACTCTTCCAGCACCTCCTCGGCCACGGCCTGCGCCAGCCGCGTCTTGCCCACGCCGGGCGGCGCCGCTTGCGCAGCGCGGCGATGTCGTGGTCGCGGCCGAGGAGCGGCGTCAGCTGAAGCGGCAGGTTGTGGGGACGGCTCGGCATGCGCCAATGACTTGCCGACGATTGCGCGCCGCCCGCGCTGACCGCAACCCCCACGATTGCCGGCAGATCAGCGTCCGCCGCGCCCACGGCCCTGGCCAGGGACGCGGCCAGCGTCGCGGAGGGGTGAGAGTCGCCGGCCTCGATCTTGCGCAGCGTCACCTCAGCGCAGCCCGCCTGCTGCGCGAGGTCTTTCTGCGTCAGGCCCAGCGCCTTGCGCCGTTGTTTGAGCCACTGGTTGAAGATCATCGTCTGACCCATCAGGTTATCGTTGCCACGCTATTCAACCGCAAAGAGCACAAAGAACACAGAGATGTTGCCGATCAGCGGTTGATCTGCTGTTGCTTTGTGTTCACGTTGCCTCATTTTACCACATTTTGCCGCATTTGTATCGCTTTTGTATCGGTTTTAGGCTTGCCGAGCGGGCGCCTTTGGGGTTTACTATCGGCACACCAGGAACGACTGGTTAGGAGCCACATCTTTTCGGATTTGGAGGTTTACCATGACAATGAGACACCCGAAGCATCTACGTTTTGCGCTGCTGCTCTTTGTGGCGGTCGCCATGGCGTTGTTGCCCGCTTCCGGCTTAGCGGCCGGTCCACCGCCCACCCAAGGTGTACGACTCAGAATGATCGGCCATCCCAGGTGGACGGTGGCCGACTTCCACCTATTCGCGGCGCCCATCGGCACCGCGGCCAGTGGCTACGCCGAGTTCTTAGAAACAGCCCTGGCCCTGCTGCCAGAGCCGAACCACCGCTTCCACCCCGCCCTCTTTGTTGGCCCCGGTGATCCACATGCGCGTCCATACACCTCCGAGCTGGCGTCAGGCGTGGCTGCTCAAGGCTTCCACCAGGGTGTGCGCTTCAATAGGTCGGAGTTCTCAAACGGTATGGGTGTGTACCTGGTATGGATGAATGTGCCGGCCCCGGGTACGACAGGTTCCTCGCCTGATTTCACCTCTGGCCCCATCATCCCGAACTCGCTGTTTCCGATCCATGTTGAGGGATCATCAACGCACAATGGCACGCCGTTTTCCTTCCTGGGGGCGACGGATGTGCCAAAGTTGGATGCCAACCTGAACCCACCCTTCAACGTTGACGGCCACAGCCACT
The DNA window shown above is from Candidatus Amarolinea dominans and carries:
- a CDS encoding helix-turn-helix transcriptional regulator, which gives rise to MGQTMIFNQWLKQRRKALGLTQKDLAQQAGCAEVTLRKIEAGDSHPSATLAASLARAVGAADADLPAIVGVAVSAGGAQSSASHWRMPSRPHNLPLQLTPLLGRDHDIAALRKRRRPAWARRGWRRPWPRRCWKSSRMAPSSCAWRRSPILTWWPRRLPRLWACR